The Lycium ferocissimum isolate CSIRO_LF1 chromosome 10, AGI_CSIRO_Lferr_CH_V1, whole genome shotgun sequence genome window below encodes:
- the LOC132033458 gene encoding glycine-rich protein DOT1-like — protein MGQHKVFVLSLSFLVLLCFGLYGCVTVDAIGETKFLTSQANVANVVLTTGGYGKGGGGGGGGIGYGGNNGGGCGGVGGGIGGGRGLGYGSGGGGGGGSFGGGNGNCGGMGGGSGSGQGGPYGGGSGNGGGFGGGNGNGGGFGNGGGFGGGNGGGYPGYGGGGGQSKFPQVAEGRKN, from the exons ATGGGACAGCACAAAGTGTTTGTATTGAGTCTCAGTTTCTTGGTTTTGCTGTGTTTTGGGCTTTACGGATGTGTAACAGTTGACGCAATCGGGGAAACTAAGTTTTTGACTTCTCAGGCTAACGTTGCCAATGTAGTACTAACAACAGGAGGTTATGGTAAAGGCGGTGGAGGTGGTGGGGGAGGTATAGGATATGGTGGCAATAACGGGGGAGGATGTGGTGGTGTAGGTGGCGGGATAGGAGGTGGCCGCGGTTTAGGCTATGGCtctggtggtggtggtggtggtggcagTTTTGGTGGTGGAAATGGTAACTGTGGTGGGATGGGTGGGGGATCTGGCAGTGGCCAGGGTGGTCCATATGGTGGAGGAAGTGGTAATGGCGGTGGTTTTGGTGGAGGAAATGGTAATGGCGGTGGCTTTG GAAATGGTGGCGGCTTTGGTGGAGGAAATGGTGGCGGATATCCAGGTTATGGAGGTGGTGGTGGGCAGTCAAAGTTTCCACAAGTGGCTGAAGGGAGGAAGAACTAA
- the LOC132033456 gene encoding acyl-CoA-binding domain-containing protein 5-like, producing MNLFQEFFVTAMVALIFSCIIVKFVSAAVLKDGKIDHKEKYVVEETKITKGLVVKSRKSKKRVKFVEQEVVGNVDCIETQQPNKVGGVVDQSKNALGDEVFFEKKSEGILKKDDDFKGEKILENLDLIEHCGGEREVSDGHDDGDMSSKIGLLEENDEVKKIEKKIEDILEIGDDFKGEKIPKNLGLIEHCGGEREVSDGHGDAFLCGKIGLQEEKDEVKNEKNIEGILKKGDDFKGEKVPENLGVIEHCGGEREVSDGHDDAFLCGKIGLLEEKDIEVKIEKKIEGILEKGDDFKGVKTPENIKEIEQCDGHEDTAMSCKIGLLEEMDEVKKIDELLVVKEKDITNDLVVDEVELGENKVVEIVEGLSKETDTKVMDEDSDDDWEGIERSELEEEFVKAVNFVDEGNGKENLGSESMVQLYGLQKIAMEGPCHEPQPMALKVYARAKWNAWQKMGSMNPEVAMEQYIKLLSDNVPRWTHHSKDDCEVGSSETKMPGDPDSIPVSFNDISKDERTQEVNRAAEGDDFPGGEKDKE from the exons atgaatcttttTCAAGAATTCTTTGTTACTGCTATGGTAGCTCTTATATTTTCTTGCATAATTGTGAAATTTGTTTCTGCTGCAGTGTTAAAGGATGGAAAGATTGATCATAAAGAGAAATATGTTGTGGAGGAAACCAAGATTACAAAAGGGTTGGTTGTTAAGAGtagaaaaagtaagaaaagagTCAAATTTGTTGAACAAgaagttgttggaaatgttgatTGTATTGAAACACAGCAACCAAATAAAGTTGGAGGAGTAGTTGATCAGTCTAAAAATGCTTTAGGGGACGAGGTGTTTTTTGAGAAGAAAAGTGAGGGTATTTTAAAGAAAGATGATGACTTTAAGGGAGAAAAGATTCTTGAAAATCTTGATTTGATTGAGCATTGTGGTGGTGAAAGGGAAGTGAGTGATGGTCATGATGATGGAGACATGTCTAGCAAAATTGGGTTGCTGGAGGAAAATGATGAAGTTAAGAAgattgagaaaaaaattgaggatATTTTAGAGATAGGTGATGACTTTAAGGGAGAAAAGATTCCTAAGAATCTTGGATTGATTGAGCATTGTGGTGGTGAAAGGGAGGTGAGTGATGGTCATGGTGATGCTTTTTTGTGTGGAAAGATTGGGTTGCAGGAGGAAAAGGATGaagttaaaaatgagaaaaatattgaGGGTATTTTAAAGAAAGGTGATGACTTTAAGGGGGAAAAGGTTCCTGAAAACCTTGGAGTCATTGAGCATTGTGGTGGTGAAAGGGAGGTGAGTGATGGTCATGATGATGCCTTTTTGTGTGGAAAAATTGGGTTGCTGGAGGAAAAGGATATTGAAGTTAAgattgagaaaaaaattgagggtATTTTAGAGAAAGGTGATGACTTTAAGGGAGTAAAGACTCCTGAAAACATCAAAGAGATCGAGCAATGTGATGGTCATGAGGATACAGCTATGTCTTGCAAAATTGGGTTGTTGGAGGAAATGGATGAAGTTAAGAAGATTGATGAGTTGCTTGTTGTTAAGGAGAAAGATATCACGAATGAtttggttgttgatgaagttgagTTAGGTGAAAATAAGGTGGTTGAGATAGTAGAAGGGTTGAGTAAAGAGACAGATACAAAGGTGATGGATgaagatagtgatgatgattgggAAGGAATTGAGAGAAGTGAATTGGAGGAGGAATTTGTTAAAGCTGTAAACTTTGTGGATGAGGGAAATGGGAAGGAGAATTTGGGGAGTGAATCGATGGTGCAGTTGTATGGACTCCAGAAAATTGCTATGGAAGGGCCTTGTCATGAACCTCAACCAATGGCATTGAAAGTCTATGCTCGCGCCAAATG GAATGCATGGCAAAAAATGGGAAGCATGAATCCGGAGGTGGCTATGGAGCAGTATATTAAGCTTCTTTCAGACAATGTTCCCCGATGGACGCATCATAGTAAG GATGATTGTGAAGTAGGGTCTTCAGAAACTAAAATGCCTGGAGATCCAGATTCCATCCCAGTTTCTTTTAATGATATAAGCAAAGATGAAAG GACACAGGAAGTGAACCGTGCTGCAGAGGGAGATGATTTTCCTGGAGGTGAAAAG GATAAAGAATGA
- the LOC132033460 gene encoding uncharacterized protein At2g23090, giving the protein MGGGNGQKAKMAREKNAEKMKAQKGSQLEANKKAMNIQCKVCMQTFICTTSEVKCREHAEAKHPKADVYACFPHLKK; this is encoded by the exons ATGGGCGGAGGCAATGGCCAAAAAGCAAAGATGGCTCGTGAAAAGAATGCTGAAAAGATGAAAGCCCAAAAGG GAAGCCAGCTCGAGGCCAATAAGAAGGCCATGAATATCCAG TGCAAGGTGTGCATGCAGACATTCATTTGCACCACTTCTGAAGTTAAGTGCAGAGAACACGCTGAGGCGAAGCATCCCAAAGCTGATGTGTATGCATGTTTCCCTCATCTCAAGAAATGA
- the LOC132033459 gene encoding uncharacterized protein LOC132033459, producing MAISDTVVGNLTTLYLLVIAAMKAYGLMTGQSYSGVFVLIVSTAVVGSVLILSLTWDVSRKAKYALTRHHHHHPSQHNNNQPRHHSDEFCRGGICWHGVAVRSPASQVRFRLPQHYPN from the coding sequence ATGGCGATTTCAGACACAGTTGTAGGGAATTTAACAACGTTGTACCTGTTGGTTATAGCAGCAATGAAGGCATATGGATTGATGACTGGACAGAGTTACAGTGGAGTTTTTGTGCTGATTGTATCGACAGCAGTTGTAGGAAGTGTATTGATTTTGAGTCTGACGTGGGATGTGTCACGTAAAGCTAAGTATGCTTTGAcacgtcatcatcatcatcatccgaGTCAGCATAACAACAACCAGCCACGTCATCATTCAGATGAGTTTTGTCGAGGTGGCATATGTTGGCATGGTGTTGCTGTTAGATCTCCAGCTTCTCAGGTTCGGTTTCGGCTTCCTCAGCACTACCCGAATTAG
- the LOC132033461 gene encoding transcription initiation factor TFIID subunit 4b isoform X2: MDPSIMKLLEEDEDETMHSGADVEAFTAALNRDIGGDNSQSQPSDSDSVPLSQGSSYTSNQFAPWPTSNHDENASRHSLQDSETMQQKEENSQNQQQKNDSSQEINSLPLQHISQDSYQTTEGANNQPSVQSLTTGTSGLPRVAAEASNQSESATGPSSQAAINVAKQGKQVPFAMLFPHIQPQLDKDRAMQLQTLYLKLKKNEISKEGFVRHMRSIIGDQMLKMAVYKFQSQASKTSQTAPGQFPQSQASQQQHPQMPADDSSNMAIESNAQKLHEVENQSDTRGVPGSQMPSSSLTAVKQERDRSPFPVQGLNRQQQQHLHFSQASFPTFSNAGNNYSAYSASNVNSSATQSLKQQSDDAQMRQLSAQQNRNATQFGVPTQAMGMTSAPKFEKHNTFGEAKRLPGGNLTIPSTSRIQQTSVQWQQSANKEQKSFLSSPMTNPKPEPIDHFHDQPQRSQLSHFPSVQVDQGNSTSESSKDESIEQTSRIGLSTTTSMKPSNSASSSMSSQMDTSTLLSSRPPSVTSPLGPGNNGKTPVKKPSIGQKKPLDALGSSPPPSGKKQKVSGAFLDQSIEQLNDVTAYSGVNIREEEEQLFSGPKEDSRVSEASRRVVQEEEEKLILQKIPLQKKLTEIMAKCGLKNMSSDVERCLSLCVEERMRGLISSLIRLSKQRVDIEKSRHRTIVTSDVREEIMSINRKAREEWEKKQADVEKLQKANEPEGSIGVDGDKEKDDGRGKSIKVNKEEDDKMRTTAANVAARAAVGGDDMLSKWQLMAEQARQKREGGGDVASGSQPGKDVTRKNLSAPTRSSRDHQGAEKRSQSSAIATSGAVRRAGRNQGITQTRIARSITVKDVIAVLEREPQMSKSTLIYRLYEKARSNASLAESS, from the exons atggatcCTTCTATCATGAAACTCCTCGAAGAAGACGAG GATGAAACAATGCATTCGGGTGCGGATGTGGAGGCATTTACTGCTGCCCTAAATAGGGATATTGGTGGAGATAATTCACAATCTCAGCCTTCAGATTCCGATAGCG TACCATTGTCTCAAGGAAGCAGTTATACCTCAAATCAGTTTGCCCCATGGCCAACTTCTAACCATGACGAAAATGCCAGTCGTCATAGCCTTCAAGATTCAGAGACCATGCAGCAAAAGGAGGAAAATTCTCAGAATCAGCAGCAAAAAAATGACTCCTCACAGGAGATCAATTCCCTTCCATTGCAGCATATATCCCAGGATAGTTATCAAACCACAGAG GGAGCAAATAATCAACCATCCGTGCAGTCCTTGACAACAGGAACTAGTGGTCTGCCACGTGTGGCGGCAGAGGCAAGTAATCAGTCAGAATCGGCAACTGGGCCGAGTAGCCAAGCAGCAATCAATGTAGCTAAACAGGGTAAACAAGTGCCTTTTGCCATGCTTTTCCCTCACATACAACCCCAACTTGATAAGGACAGGGCAATGCAACTCCAAACTCTTTACCTTAAACTGAAG AAAAATGAAATTTCCAAGGAAGGTTTTGTAAGACACATGAGAAGTATAATTGGTGACCAGATGCTCAAGATGGCTGTATATAAATTTCAATCTCAG GCATCTAAAACCTCACAGACTGCCCCCGGTCAATTCCCTCAGTCTCAGGCTTCACAGCAGCAACATCCGCAGATGCCAGCCGATG ATTCTAGCAATATGGCAATTGAGAGTAATGCTCAAAAGTTGCACGAAGTGGAAAACCAATCCGATACGCGTGGAGTCCCAGGAAGCCAGATGCCTTCTTCTAGTTTGACTGCTGTAAAACAAGAGAGGGATCGCTCACCATTTCCAGTTCAGGGACTCAATAGGCAACAACAACAGCATTTGCACTTCTCACAGGCATCTTTTCCCACATTTTCGAATGCAGGGAACAATTACAGTGCATATTCTGCATCTAATGTCAACTCTTCAGCAACACAATCTCTTAAACAGCAATCTGATGATGCACAAATGAGACAACTTTCAGCTCAACAGAACAGAAATGCAACTCAGTTTGGAGTGCCAACACAGGCCATGGGAATGACGAGTGCTCCTAAGTTTGAAAAGCACAACACTTTTGGCGAAGCCAAAAGATTACCTGGTGGGAATCTTACTATTCCAAGTACTTCAAGAATCCAGCAGACTTCAGTTCAGTGGCAACAGTCTGCCAATAAAGAGCAGAAAAGTTTTCTTTCATCACCAATGACCAATCCAAAGCCTGAACCAATTGACCATTTCCATGACCAGCCACAAAGATCCCAGTTATCGCACTTCCCCTCTGTTCAAGTGGATCAAGGAAATTCCACTTCGGAAAGTTCAAAGGATGAATCTATTGAACAGACCTCCAGAATTGGTTTATCAACAACCACTAGCATGAAACCTTCAAATTCAGCTTCGTCTTCCATGTCATCTCAAATGGACACTAGCACATTG TTAAGTTCTCGGCCACCTTCTGTGACATCTCCACTTGGGCCAGGAAACAATGGAAAGACTCCTGTGAAAAAGCCTTCCATTGGACAGAAGAAGCCCCTTGATGCGCTAGGTTCCTCGCCTCCTCCTTCGGG AAAGAAGCAAAAGGTGTCAGGAGCTTTTTTAGATCAGAGTATTgaacaacttaatgatgttacTGCTTATAGTGGAGTTAATATAAGG GAAGAGGAAGAACAGCTATTTTCTGGGCCCAAGGAGGATAGTCGAGTTTCTGAAGCATCTCGCCGAGTTGTgcaagaagaagaggaaaagcTGATTTTGCAGAAAATTCCACTTCAGAAGAAATTGACCGAAATCA TGGCAAAATGTGGTTTAAAGAATATGAGCAGTGATGTGGAACGATGCTTGTCATTG TGTGTGGAAGAAAGAATGCGTGGACTTATAAGTAGTCTCATCAGACTGTCAAAACAG AGAGTTGACATTGAGAAGTCAAGACACAGAACAATTGTCACCTCAGATGTTCGTGAAGAAATCATGTCAATCAATCGAAAAGCCCGGGAAGAATGGGAAAAGAAACAGGCTGATGTGGAAAAACTCCAGAAGGCAAATGAA CCTGAAGGTAGTATTGGAGTTGATGGTGATAAGGAGAAGGATGACGGTCGCGGGAAATCAATAAAG GTAAACAAGGAAGAGGATGATAAGATGCGAACTACAGCTGCAAATGTTGCTGCTCGAGCTGCTGTCGGAGGGGATGACATGTTGTCAAAGTGGCAATTAATGGCTGAGCAGGCCAGACAAAAGCGTGAAGGTGGAGGTGATGTGGCTTCTGGTTCACAGCCTGGTAAAGACGTGACTCGGAAGAACTTATCAGCTCCCACAAGGAGCTCAAGGGACCATCAAGGAGCTGAGAAAAGGAGCCAGTCATCTGCAATAGCCACATCTG GTGCTGTGAGAAGAGCTGGGAGAAATCAAGGGATAACGCAGACTAGGATTGCTCGCAGTATTACTGTAAAGGATGTGATCGCGGTCCTAGAAAGAGAACCTCAAATGTCTAAGTCTACATTGATATACCGCTTGTATGAGAAAGCTCGGTCCAATGCTTCATTAGCTGAATCATCCTGA
- the LOC132033461 gene encoding transcription initiation factor TFIID subunit 4b isoform X1, protein MDPSIMKLLEEDEDETMHSGADVEAFTAALNRDIGGDNSQSQPSDSDSVPLSQGSSYTSNQFAPWPTSNHDENASRHSLQDSETMQQKEENSQNQQQKNDSSQEINSLPLQHISQDSYQTTEVEQDTLHSSKAVNMQNPAKNTQNPESQHLNLQGANNQPSVQSLTTGTSGLPRVAAEASNQSESATGPSSQAAINVAKQGKQVPFAMLFPHIQPQLDKDRAMQLQTLYLKLKKNEISKEGFVRHMRSIIGDQMLKMAVYKFQSQASKTSQTAPGQFPQSQASQQQHPQMPADDSSNMAIESNAQKLHEVENQSDTRGVPGSQMPSSSLTAVKQERDRSPFPVQGLNRQQQQHLHFSQASFPTFSNAGNNYSAYSASNVNSSATQSLKQQSDDAQMRQLSAQQNRNATQFGVPTQAMGMTSAPKFEKHNTFGEAKRLPGGNLTIPSTSRIQQTSVQWQQSANKEQKSFLSSPMTNPKPEPIDHFHDQPQRSQLSHFPSVQVDQGNSTSESSKDESIEQTSRIGLSTTTSMKPSNSASSSMSSQMDTSTLLSSRPPSVTSPLGPGNNGKTPVKKPSIGQKKPLDALGSSPPPSGKKQKVSGAFLDQSIEQLNDVTAYSGVNIREEEEQLFSGPKEDSRVSEASRRVVQEEEEKLILQKIPLQKKLTEIMAKCGLKNMSSDVERCLSLCVEERMRGLISSLIRLSKQRVDIEKSRHRTIVTSDVREEIMSINRKAREEWEKKQADVEKLQKANEPEGSIGVDGDKEKDDGRGKSIKVNKEEDDKMRTTAANVAARAAVGGDDMLSKWQLMAEQARQKREGGGDVASGSQPGKDVTRKNLSAPTRSSRDHQGAEKRSQSSAIATSGAVRRAGRNQGITQTRIARSITVKDVIAVLEREPQMSKSTLIYRLYEKARSNASLAESS, encoded by the exons atggatcCTTCTATCATGAAACTCCTCGAAGAAGACGAG GATGAAACAATGCATTCGGGTGCGGATGTGGAGGCATTTACTGCTGCCCTAAATAGGGATATTGGTGGAGATAATTCACAATCTCAGCCTTCAGATTCCGATAGCG TACCATTGTCTCAAGGAAGCAGTTATACCTCAAATCAGTTTGCCCCATGGCCAACTTCTAACCATGACGAAAATGCCAGTCGTCATAGCCTTCAAGATTCAGAGACCATGCAGCAAAAGGAGGAAAATTCTCAGAATCAGCAGCAAAAAAATGACTCCTCACAGGAGATCAATTCCCTTCCATTGCAGCATATATCCCAGGATAGTTATCAAACCACAGAGGTTGAACAAGACACACTTCATTCTTCTAAAGCAGTGAATATGCAGAATCCTGCAAAGAATACTCAAAATCCAGAATCTCAACATCTAAACTTACAGGGAGCAAATAATCAACCATCCGTGCAGTCCTTGACAACAGGAACTAGTGGTCTGCCACGTGTGGCGGCAGAGGCAAGTAATCAGTCAGAATCGGCAACTGGGCCGAGTAGCCAAGCAGCAATCAATGTAGCTAAACAGGGTAAACAAGTGCCTTTTGCCATGCTTTTCCCTCACATACAACCCCAACTTGATAAGGACAGGGCAATGCAACTCCAAACTCTTTACCTTAAACTGAAG AAAAATGAAATTTCCAAGGAAGGTTTTGTAAGACACATGAGAAGTATAATTGGTGACCAGATGCTCAAGATGGCTGTATATAAATTTCAATCTCAG GCATCTAAAACCTCACAGACTGCCCCCGGTCAATTCCCTCAGTCTCAGGCTTCACAGCAGCAACATCCGCAGATGCCAGCCGATG ATTCTAGCAATATGGCAATTGAGAGTAATGCTCAAAAGTTGCACGAAGTGGAAAACCAATCCGATACGCGTGGAGTCCCAGGAAGCCAGATGCCTTCTTCTAGTTTGACTGCTGTAAAACAAGAGAGGGATCGCTCACCATTTCCAGTTCAGGGACTCAATAGGCAACAACAACAGCATTTGCACTTCTCACAGGCATCTTTTCCCACATTTTCGAATGCAGGGAACAATTACAGTGCATATTCTGCATCTAATGTCAACTCTTCAGCAACACAATCTCTTAAACAGCAATCTGATGATGCACAAATGAGACAACTTTCAGCTCAACAGAACAGAAATGCAACTCAGTTTGGAGTGCCAACACAGGCCATGGGAATGACGAGTGCTCCTAAGTTTGAAAAGCACAACACTTTTGGCGAAGCCAAAAGATTACCTGGTGGGAATCTTACTATTCCAAGTACTTCAAGAATCCAGCAGACTTCAGTTCAGTGGCAACAGTCTGCCAATAAAGAGCAGAAAAGTTTTCTTTCATCACCAATGACCAATCCAAAGCCTGAACCAATTGACCATTTCCATGACCAGCCACAAAGATCCCAGTTATCGCACTTCCCCTCTGTTCAAGTGGATCAAGGAAATTCCACTTCGGAAAGTTCAAAGGATGAATCTATTGAACAGACCTCCAGAATTGGTTTATCAACAACCACTAGCATGAAACCTTCAAATTCAGCTTCGTCTTCCATGTCATCTCAAATGGACACTAGCACATTG TTAAGTTCTCGGCCACCTTCTGTGACATCTCCACTTGGGCCAGGAAACAATGGAAAGACTCCTGTGAAAAAGCCTTCCATTGGACAGAAGAAGCCCCTTGATGCGCTAGGTTCCTCGCCTCCTCCTTCGGG AAAGAAGCAAAAGGTGTCAGGAGCTTTTTTAGATCAGAGTATTgaacaacttaatgatgttacTGCTTATAGTGGAGTTAATATAAGG GAAGAGGAAGAACAGCTATTTTCTGGGCCCAAGGAGGATAGTCGAGTTTCTGAAGCATCTCGCCGAGTTGTgcaagaagaagaggaaaagcTGATTTTGCAGAAAATTCCACTTCAGAAGAAATTGACCGAAATCA TGGCAAAATGTGGTTTAAAGAATATGAGCAGTGATGTGGAACGATGCTTGTCATTG TGTGTGGAAGAAAGAATGCGTGGACTTATAAGTAGTCTCATCAGACTGTCAAAACAG AGAGTTGACATTGAGAAGTCAAGACACAGAACAATTGTCACCTCAGATGTTCGTGAAGAAATCATGTCAATCAATCGAAAAGCCCGGGAAGAATGGGAAAAGAAACAGGCTGATGTGGAAAAACTCCAGAAGGCAAATGAA CCTGAAGGTAGTATTGGAGTTGATGGTGATAAGGAGAAGGATGACGGTCGCGGGAAATCAATAAAG GTAAACAAGGAAGAGGATGATAAGATGCGAACTACAGCTGCAAATGTTGCTGCTCGAGCTGCTGTCGGAGGGGATGACATGTTGTCAAAGTGGCAATTAATGGCTGAGCAGGCCAGACAAAAGCGTGAAGGTGGAGGTGATGTGGCTTCTGGTTCACAGCCTGGTAAAGACGTGACTCGGAAGAACTTATCAGCTCCCACAAGGAGCTCAAGGGACCATCAAGGAGCTGAGAAAAGGAGCCAGTCATCTGCAATAGCCACATCTG GTGCTGTGAGAAGAGCTGGGAGAAATCAAGGGATAACGCAGACTAGGATTGCTCGCAGTATTACTGTAAAGGATGTGATCGCGGTCCTAGAAAGAGAACCTCAAATGTCTAAGTCTACATTGATATACCGCTTGTATGAGAAAGCTCGGTCCAATGCTTCATTAGCTGAATCATCCTGA